AGGATCAGGCTTGGAACTTGAGCGCGAGACTTGGCCAGACTACAGGCACTATGGAATTACCGGCCAAATGCAAGTCGTTCAGCCAACCGGGGTGGCAAGCCAGCCTCAAGAATTTTCTTCTGCGCCGTGGCAATATCGTAATCCAACCGGCGCAACTCAATCGTACCTTCATTCATGTCATAAATAACGTAGGCCGACTTGGGGTTGTTGTCGCGAGGCTGCCCGACACTCCCGACGTTAACGAAATATTTACGAGCTGGATCGACTTTGAATTTGGAGTACGTGCCACCTTTCACCACGGTGTCACGAATGAAAGCCACCGGCACATGAGTATGACCAAAGAAACAAACCGAGGTGTTTTGGTAGGTAAAACTGGCTGCAGCCGCCAGCTTGTCAAACACGTAACCCCAGCGTTGGGGACCATCCAAGGTGGCATGAACCATGGAAAAACTGGTCACCAGGCGGAAATATTTCAAGTCGCGGAGCCATTGCCGATCTTCCTCGGTCAGTTGTTTACGGGTCCAGGTGACGGCTTCCGCGGCGTGTGGA
The sequence above is drawn from the Pedosphaera parvula Ellin514 genome and encodes:
- a CDS encoding metallophosphoesterase family protein, whose product is MKFAIIADIHANLEALQVVLADSKEQKCTHYACVGDVVGYGANPKECLDIVRSMGMPTVKGNHDEYCSIDGELEGFNPHAAEAVTWTRKQLTEEDRQWLRDLKYFRLVTSFSMVHATLDGPQRWGYVFDKLAAAASFTYQNTSVCFFGHTHVPVAFIRDTVVKGGTYSKFKVDPARKYFVNVGSVGQPRDNNPKSAYVIYDMNEGTIELRRLDYDIATAQKKILEAGLPPRLAERLAFGR